The candidate division KSB1 bacterium genome contains the following window.
AATCCACTGAAGCAATGGTAATAATACGCATCGATTTGAAAATTCAATCAACCTTCTAAGAGCTAGCCCCCTCATTCATATACCTTATCTATCTATATAACATTAATGAAGTTACATTGAAAATTCATAGTTAAAGACAAGCCGGGGACTATAACGTTCTTGTGGAATATATTGATTGCTCTCTTCATCCAATTCAAATGTCCAAATATAATCCATAAACAGGATTAAAAATGGTTTGATTTTATAACCTATGCCAAGGCGCGCAATAGATCGATTATCGAGGGTTCTTATGTCTTTAAAACTGCCAATGTTTTTCTTATCATACGTTGCTTGAAATGTTACCAGGGGTATGTGGCGCCTGGTAATTGCATTAATATGTAAAATACCACTATTATCGACAGCATCAAGTTTCTGAAAATTGCCAATAATATCCACTATACCCAAAATATTGCTACGTAATTCGCCAAATACACCTTTTAAACTGGAGGTAATGCCTGAGAGGATTTCTGTCTTGTAAACTCCCGTGGTAGATGTCAGAGGAACATAGCGATCAATTTCATAAAATGAATCAAAATAACTTGGCAAAAATTCTTCTCCCAGCCATCTTCTCTCCAATCTTGCCTCAAAATATACAAACTCTCCCATCCCTTTTAACCTCAGACCAACACCAACGGCTTTTCCGGAACCAAAATTATTTATTTTTGCATAATCCGCATAAATTGCAGTCCAAAGCAATTTATTGTCAATAAAGGGCAATTCAATATCAAGACCATATACACTTACATCATCATTTTCAGTAGCTCGATTTACATCCGGATCCACATCTGTAATATAAGTCGCGCCAAAGATAACATTGTTAAGCAAAGGCATGTTCAAAACATTTTTGAAAGGTCTCAGGTAAAATCGTCCTCCAATGATTTCAGATCTGCCCAGGTTACTTGTCATGGTTTCAATGCCATATCTGCCAAAATCCGAATCCAGAGTTAGCCCAATTTTTCGATTATCCCAATTTGCCTCGTTTGTGTAATAATTCATTATGAAGCCATGGCCGATCCTGGTCGCGTCTAATGTCCCTATGCGAGTGTATAAATCATCCCCTTTCCAACCATATCGTAGGTAACGAATTGCGCGAAAATAATCATAGCTTTCATCCCAATCCTTCGAGCGGATATGACCATTATTGGTATTGTACAACAAAAGCACGTTTAATCCTACTCCTATTTTTCCGAAAGACAGCTCGGGAGTTAAGGTTATCGTTACATAAGAATCATTATCGATTGACGTATAACCAAGCCCTCCCCCAAGCAAACCGAATTTATCGTATCTTCCATAACCGATCATGCCAACTTGTGCTTTTGAAGTTGTTACAAATAAAAGAGTTAATAGGAAACCGATTATTATATATTTTTTATTGATATTTAACATTTTTTGTCCTTTGATGTTTTAAAAGTCATATTGAAATTGATAATAGTATATATTGAATTTGTGGGAAAATGGATTCAAATCTTAATTCCCTTAATCTTTGTTCATTTATTTCACCAAAGTCAAAGAATACAAATTCAATCGATTTGAAGTGATAATGATACTCTAAACAAATCGTACAAAGGATGAACGACATACGCGAAATCAATAAATGAAAAAAGTTTATCCCGGTAATTTTGAGTTATCCCTGCTCCAAAACTATAATAAAGTCTTTCAGACTGATCGATTGAAGTAGGGTCTACCTAAAAAAGAAATTCACCAATTTGAAAAACGTATTATTGATGTTTTGTTCATTGACGATTTATCAAGTTGACTATCTCTTACGTTCTTTTGGTTGCTACGATTAAATTCTGAGTTAAAAGTCCCATTTTAATCCACGATTCTTCTGTTTTGGCAATTTAGCTCGGATTAATCCTAAGTGGAAGTTGGTTTTTCCATAACCTATGGCACCTTCAATACGGTTTCGTTCCCGTTGTTTCTTTCGTCGCCATTGGCGCTCCTTTTCAACCT
Protein-coding sequences here:
- a CDS encoding transposase codes for the protein MKKHSIRAAVKPLGRRNKNSVEVEKERQWRRKKQRERNRIEGAIGYGKTNFHLGLIRAKLPKQKNRGLKWDF